The Zobellia alginiliquefaciens genome contains a region encoding:
- the tsaD gene encoding tRNA (adenosine(37)-N6)-threonylcarbamoyltransferase complex transferase subunit TsaD → MKNETIYILAIESSCDDTSAAILSNKKVLSNVTATQKIHEEYGGVVPELASRAHQQNIVPVVHQALNKANIDKKLVSAIAFTRGPGLMGSLLVGTSFAKSLSLGLNIPLIEVNHMQAHILAHFIEGQPDGAPEFPFLAMTISGGHTQIVLVKDHFDMGILGETLDDAVGEAYDKSAKILGLPYPGGPLVDKYAQEGNPKAFLFPKPKVDGLNFSFSGLKTSILYFVQKETAKNPNFVVENLNDICASIQKTIVHILMDKLKKAVEQTGITQIAIGGGVSANSGIRNALKMAEKNRGWKTFIPKFEYCTDNAGMIGIVGHLKYKQNQFTKQDVTAKARYVLSSK, encoded by the coding sequence GTGAAAAACGAAACTATTTATATTCTTGCTATTGAATCTTCTTGCGACGACACATCCGCTGCTATTTTAAGCAACAAAAAAGTGCTCAGTAATGTTACGGCCACTCAAAAGATTCACGAGGAATATGGGGGTGTCGTTCCTGAACTTGCCTCACGGGCTCACCAACAAAACATTGTTCCGGTAGTACACCAAGCTTTGAATAAAGCAAATATCGACAAAAAACTAGTATCTGCCATAGCTTTTACACGCGGTCCAGGATTGATGGGGTCACTTCTTGTGGGCACCTCTTTCGCCAAGTCTCTTTCTTTGGGTCTCAACATCCCATTGATCGAAGTAAACCACATGCAAGCCCACATCTTGGCGCATTTCATTGAAGGGCAACCAGATGGCGCTCCAGAATTCCCTTTTTTAGCCATGACCATTAGCGGTGGACACACTCAAATTGTGCTGGTTAAAGACCATTTTGACATGGGAATTTTAGGGGAAACACTAGATGATGCAGTAGGCGAAGCTTATGATAAAAGTGCAAAAATTTTAGGTTTACCCTATCCCGGTGGACCATTGGTAGACAAATATGCACAAGAGGGAAACCCTAAGGCCTTTCTCTTCCCCAAACCAAAGGTGGATGGCCTAAACTTTAGTTTCAGCGGATTAAAAACGAGCATTTTATATTTTGTTCAAAAAGAAACCGCCAAGAACCCAAACTTTGTTGTAGAAAACCTGAACGACATCTGCGCATCCATTCAAAAAACGATTGTTCATATTTTAATGGATAAGCTCAAAAAAGCGGTAGAACAGACAGGAATTACCCAAATAGCCATAGGAGGCGGTGTCAGTGCCAATTCCGGAATTAGAAACGCACTGAAAATGGCAGAAAAAAATAGAGGTTGGAAAACGTTTATTCCTAAGTTTGAATATTGCACGGACAATGCAGGTATGATCGGCATTGTAGGTCATTTAAAATATAAACAAAACCAATTCACCAAGCAAGATGTTACCGCAAAGGCACGATATGTTCTGTCTTCCAAATAA
- a CDS encoding DUF4159 domain-containing protein, with amino-acid sequence MKQLSYFVIILTLALAQVQAQEVAILKYNGGGDWYANPTALPNLIRFCNENAGTEINEKPQTVEVGSSTIFQYPFLHMTGHGNVVFSDEEAENLRTYLFSGGFLHIDDNYGMAPYLKKALEKVFPNSTLEELGSDHPIFKEIYKFPDGLPKIHEHDGKRPQALGVFQENRLVLLFTTESDLGDGWEDPSVHNDPEEIRTKALQMGANIMTYAFKN; translated from the coding sequence ATGAAACAACTTTCGTATTTTGTTATTATCCTCACCCTAGCATTAGCACAGGTTCAGGCACAAGAAGTTGCTATTTTAAAATATAATGGCGGCGGGGATTGGTATGCGAACCCCACGGCACTACCCAATCTAATTCGGTTTTGTAATGAAAATGCCGGTACTGAAATAAATGAGAAACCTCAAACCGTAGAAGTGGGTAGCAGTACTATTTTTCAATATCCGTTTTTACACATGACAGGACACGGTAATGTAGTTTTTTCCGATGAAGAAGCGGAAAATCTAAGAACCTACCTGTTTTCCGGTGGTTTTTTACATATTGATGACAATTACGGCATGGCCCCTTACCTAAAAAAAGCGCTAGAAAAGGTATTCCCTAACAGTACTTTAGAAGAGCTAGGTAGTGACCATCCTATTTTTAAAGAAATTTACAAGTTTCCCGATGGATTACCTAAAATCCATGAGCACGACGGAAAAAGACCTCAAGCTTTGGGTGTTTTTCAAGAAAACCGACTCGTACTGTTATTCACTACAGAAAGTGATTTGGGTGATGGCTGGGAAGACCCATCCGTACATAATGACCCTGAAGAAATTAGAACAAAAGCACTACAAATGGGTGCCAATATAATGACCTATGCCTTTAAAAATTAG
- a CDS encoding AI-2E family transporter codes for MDAKTISQGILRSVGIILGVALLLYFLWMIQSVIAYLAIAAVIALIGRPVVFFLRRKLKVPNTLAVIITMVLMVGILAGIIALFVPLLTEQGKNLSLLDINQLEQNLDSLHDQIVNFIGTAPNVVDEIIEETDFEKTIVDSLNIGFIPNFLNSFLNVLSTASIGLFSVLFISFFFLKDSNLFQSGILAFVNESNEKRTIHSINKINNLLSRYFVGLLLQIFILFVIYTITLLIVGIENAIVIAFLCALFNIIPYVGPIIGGVIMIVLTMTSNLGMDFSTVILPKAGYVLIGLLVGQLVDNFFSQPLIFSNSVKSHPLEIFLIIIIAGLLFGVVGMIVAVPGYTAIKVILKEFLSENKLVKSLTKSL; via the coding sequence ATGGACGCAAAAACAATTAGCCAAGGTATTCTACGCTCAGTAGGCATTATACTTGGTGTAGCGCTATTACTTTACTTTTTATGGATGATACAATCCGTAATTGCATATTTAGCTATTGCAGCGGTAATCGCCCTAATAGGGAGACCCGTTGTATTTTTCCTTAGACGTAAATTAAAAGTGCCCAACACCTTGGCAGTTATAATTACAATGGTCCTAATGGTAGGTATCTTAGCCGGGATTATAGCCCTTTTTGTACCCTTACTTACCGAACAAGGTAAAAACCTTTCTTTACTAGACATAAATCAACTGGAACAAAACCTAGACTCCTTACATGATCAAATTGTGAATTTCATAGGAACCGCACCTAACGTGGTTGACGAAATTATTGAAGAAACGGACTTTGAAAAGACCATTGTAGATAGTTTAAACATTGGTTTTATCCCCAATTTTCTTAATTCATTTTTAAATGTATTAAGTACAGCCAGTATTGGTCTGTTTTCTGTTCTTTTCATCTCTTTCTTTTTCTTAAAGGATAGCAACCTTTTTCAAAGTGGAATCTTGGCTTTCGTAAACGAGAGTAACGAAAAACGAACCATTCATTCTATAAATAAAATCAATAATCTTCTTTCCAGATATTTTGTTGGTTTACTACTTCAGATTTTTATTTTGTTCGTAATCTATACCATAACATTGCTCATCGTAGGTATTGAAAATGCCATTGTAATTGCCTTCTTATGTGCCTTGTTCAATATCATTCCTTATGTAGGTCCGATCATTGGTGGAGTCATCATGATCGTGCTTACAATGACAAGTAATTTGGGTATGGATTTTAGCACTGTAATTTTACCAAAAGCAGGCTATGTTTTAATAGGATTATTAGTAGGACAGTTAGTGGATAATTTCTTTTCTCAACCCCTAATTTTTTCGAATAGCGTAAAGTCTCATCCGCTTGAAATTTTCTTAATAATAATTATCGCAGGATTACTCTTTGGGGTAGTAGGAATGATAGTTGCCGTACCCGGATACACCGCAATTAAGGTGATTCTGAAGGAGTTTCTATCCGAAAATAAGCTGGTTAAATCACTTACCAAAAGTTTATAG
- a CDS encoding THUMP-like domain-containing protein, which yields MSVLLKKPIFTNVSNSELVEQLEARKKSEKKLPTWFSASNIYYPNKLNIEQTSSEITAKYKADLVSGKSLVDVTGGLGIDSYFFSKKTDQVHHCELDPNLSEIAAHNFKILEAINVTSHAQNGLDFIKNSKTNFDWIYIDPSRRDDLKQRVFLLSDCLPNVVENLDLLFSKSDKILIKTAPLLDISAGINELNHIKEIHIIAINNDVKELLWVLQKGYHGGISIKTINKSAQNNQTFDFSLNSEKEVVSEFSEPLTYLYEPNAAILKSGAFKIIGQVKQLKKLHTNTHLYTSDSLIDFPGRRFIIEDILPYNKSALKKAGIKNANITTRNFPESVATIRKKMKIKDGGENYLFFIRNLDENVIVLQCKKVKF from the coding sequence ATGTCAGTTTTACTCAAAAAACCTATTTTTACCAATGTTTCCAATAGTGAGCTGGTAGAACAGCTCGAAGCACGTAAAAAATCAGAAAAAAAACTACCAACTTGGTTTTCTGCCAGCAATATCTACTACCCCAACAAATTAAATATTGAGCAAACTTCTTCCGAAATTACAGCCAAATATAAAGCGGATTTAGTCAGTGGAAAATCCCTTGTAGATGTTACTGGAGGACTAGGTATTGACAGCTATTTTTTCAGCAAGAAAACAGATCAAGTTCATCACTGTGAACTAGACCCAAATCTATCTGAAATTGCAGCTCATAATTTTAAAATTTTGGAAGCCATCAACGTAACATCGCATGCGCAAAATGGCTTGGACTTTATAAAGAATTCTAAGACCAATTTTGATTGGATTTATATTGACCCATCCAGAAGAGACGATTTAAAACAACGTGTTTTTTTACTCTCGGATTGTCTACCCAATGTTGTCGAAAATTTGGATTTATTATTCTCCAAATCCGATAAAATTCTTATAAAAACAGCTCCCTTATTAGATATTTCCGCAGGAATAAATGAACTGAATCACATTAAGGAAATACATATAATTGCCATAAATAATGATGTAAAAGAATTACTATGGGTTTTACAAAAAGGGTATCATGGAGGCATTTCTATAAAAACAATAAATAAAAGCGCTCAAAACAATCAAACCTTTGATTTTTCCCTTAATTCCGAAAAAGAAGTGGTTTCCGAGTTCTCGGAACCATTAACCTACCTCTACGAACCCAATGCAGCCATCCTCAAATCAGGAGCGTTTAAAATCATTGGTCAAGTAAAGCAATTAAAGAAACTACATACAAATACCCATTTATACACTTCGGACAGCCTGATCGATTTCCCTGGTCGCAGGTTTATAATTGAAGACATCCTACCCTACAATAAATCGGCTTTAAAAAAAGCAGGAATCAAGAACGCAAACATAACTACAAGGAACTTTCCTGAAAGCGTAGCTACCATTAGAAAGAAGATGAAAATCAAAGATGGCGGCGAAAATTATCTCTTTTTCATTAGAAATCTTGACGAAAACGTTATAGTTCTACAGTGCAAAAAGGTCAAATTTTAA
- a CDS encoding 16S rRNA (uracil(1498)-N(3))-methyltransferase, whose protein sequence is MQLFYNPDLDKSVSQFTFSQEESRHIVKVLRKKEGDVLHITNGKGYIFESEILFADQKKCKAQIISTKKKHAKAHWLHIVVAPTKNNDRFEWFLEKATEIGVDEITPVFCDRSERKIIKKERLEKVIQSAMKQSLRSYLPKLNEAIPFKDFIEKEQLGLLFIGHCEEEEKVDLKRRVAPDQDITILIGPEGDFSQNEIKTAYEKGFLPVSLGEYRLRTETAAIVACTTVNMINNG, encoded by the coding sequence ATGCAACTATTTTACAATCCAGATTTAGACAAGAGTGTTTCGCAGTTTACTTTCTCACAAGAAGAAAGTAGGCACATTGTAAAAGTACTCCGTAAAAAGGAAGGCGATGTACTGCACATCACCAATGGAAAAGGCTATATTTTTGAGTCCGAAATTTTATTTGCCGACCAAAAAAAATGTAAAGCCCAAATTATTTCTACAAAGAAAAAACACGCCAAGGCACATTGGCTTCATATAGTAGTAGCCCCCACCAAAAATAACGATCGTTTTGAATGGTTTTTAGAAAAAGCTACCGAAATAGGAGTAGATGAAATCACACCCGTCTTTTGCGATAGATCAGAGCGAAAAATCATAAAAAAAGAACGGTTGGAAAAGGTAATTCAATCTGCTATGAAACAAAGTTTACGCAGCTATTTACCAAAATTAAACGAAGCCATACCCTTCAAGGATTTCATTGAAAAAGAACAACTAGGGCTTCTTTTCATTGGGCATTGTGAAGAAGAGGAAAAAGTTGATTTAAAACGTAGAGTTGCACCTGATCAAGACATAACCATTCTTATTGGTCCGGAAGGTGATTTTTCCCAAAATGAAATTAAAACTGCCTATGAGAAAGGTTTTTTACCCGTTTCCCTAGGCGAGTACCGTCTTCGTACTGAAACTGCGGCAATTGTAGCCTGCACTACGGTAAATATGATCAATAACGGTTAA
- a CDS encoding SusC/RagA family TonB-linked outer membrane protein → MNQKRDYKSLRSKSKISTLGIGLFSMMICAGPQTAFANSSSDLKIEVKDIFQTTITGTVLDSGGLPLPGANVIVKGTTTGTQTDFDGNYTINADEGSVLVFSYIGFKNQEVTLDGQTTVDVTMVEDAAALEEVIVTGYSTQTRGDLTGSVGSVDISEATKAPIVNAAEALQGRVSGVTITNNGSPGSSPTVRIRGYGTGNSNDPLYIIDGVQTDDASILNSINPADISQMNVLKDGAAAIYGARASNGVVIITTRGGGYNMDTARVSVDTYTGFSTATNLPELLDTEQHGAMIFQSIRNDGGIPSHAQYGSGRNPVTPETLQRTPDGISATVKPNGGTDWLDEIYRTAITQNASITLENGNEKSKFLFSASYLNRQGIQIATGFKRGSTRLNSEFKIGDRIKIGQHANISFDRKSGGQSWFNFATRMSPLVPVYDDAGAYAGNYSNDTGLSNPNNPVAEANRQADNFEKSFRVFGDIYATLDIIDGLQFKTSIGGSIKAYNDRRFRALIPESSEPIATNTLEERDYDNYEWVWNNTLSYNKSFGEHSINALVGIEALNVTSKGKDISRTDFFFETPEYYLLENGGGAANVAEAYDNASSLFSVFGTANYSYGGKYLLTATVRQDKSSRFIGDNKSDIFPSFSAGWVVSNENFWPEDGLVSRLKFKGSWGQLGNQTLPVGNPTYNISVLSEQYANYGFNGSGGVSQGAILESAGNPDLKWETSETTNFGIELGFFDNKLSLGAEYFIINTKDLINQDGNLFSSTSIASNAPYVNLGSIENKGIDATLSFADELNSGFRYGIDLNFSSYKNEVTELISAFQVGFDNFRTTGAVTRTQEGQPISSFYGRVVDGIFASEAEVSASADQGFATPADGVGRFKYSDLNNDGTIDDADRTFIGSPHPDFTYGINLTMGYKGFDLSAFLQGSQGNDIFNNDKVYTDLPTFFNANRSVRVLDSWTPDNLDASLPALSQSITNNEGSANSFFVEDGSYMRMKNLQIGYTFNDKISGLLGMDSVRFYLQGTNLFTITGYDGVDPELQPRFKDDGSIDNLTIGVSDNNYPLASIYSLGVNLKF, encoded by the coding sequence ATGAACCAAAAACGCGATTACAAATCGTTAAGGTCCAAGAGCAAAATTTCCACACTAGGAATTGGACTTTTCTCAATGATGATTTGTGCTGGGCCACAAACGGCCTTTGCAAATTCAAGTTCAGACCTCAAAATTGAGGTAAAGGACATTTTTCAAACAACAATTACCGGAACGGTGTTAGACTCTGGAGGTCTTCCGTTACCGGGAGCCAATGTAATAGTTAAAGGAACTACTACGGGCACACAAACAGATTTTGATGGTAATTACACCATAAATGCAGATGAAGGATCTGTTTTGGTCTTTAGCTACATCGGGTTTAAAAACCAAGAAGTAACTTTAGATGGCCAAACTACTGTAGACGTTACTATGGTAGAAGATGCTGCTGCATTAGAGGAGGTAATAGTTACAGGGTACTCTACACAAACTAGAGGAGATCTAACAGGTTCTGTTGGAAGCGTAGATATTTCAGAAGCCACCAAAGCTCCTATAGTGAACGCGGCAGAAGCGTTACAAGGTAGAGTTTCCGGGGTTACCATAACCAACAATGGATCACCAGGCTCATCTCCAACCGTAAGAATCAGGGGGTATGGTACTGGTAACAGTAACGATCCATTATATATTATTGATGGAGTGCAGACAGATGATGCCAGTATCTTAAACTCCATAAACCCTGCGGATATATCGCAAATGAACGTACTTAAAGATGGTGCGGCAGCTATATATGGAGCAAGGGCTTCTAACGGTGTTGTGATTATTACTACCAGAGGTGGTGGTTATAATATGGATACGGCAAGGGTCTCGGTTGACACCTATACTGGTTTTTCAACCGCCACAAACTTACCGGAGCTACTAGACACAGAGCAGCATGGAGCAATGATATTCCAGAGTATTAGGAATGACGGTGGTATCCCATCACATGCACAGTATGGTAGCGGAAGAAATCCCGTGACACCGGAAACTTTACAAAGAACCCCGGACGGAATTTCCGCAACTGTAAAACCAAATGGAGGAACAGACTGGCTAGATGAGATATACAGAACTGCAATTACTCAAAATGCCTCTATAACCCTTGAAAACGGAAATGAAAAATCTAAATTCTTGTTTTCAGCTAGCTATTTAAACCGTCAGGGTATTCAGATCGCTACTGGTTTTAAAAGGGGATCCACTCGATTGAATTCAGAATTCAAAATTGGTGATCGTATTAAAATAGGACAACACGCTAATATCTCTTTTGACAGAAAGAGCGGAGGTCAATCTTGGTTTAACTTTGCAACCAGAATGTCTCCATTAGTTCCTGTCTATGATGACGCAGGGGCTTACGCAGGTAACTATAGCAATGACACAGGACTCTCTAATCCTAACAACCCGGTTGCCGAAGCAAATAGGCAAGCAGATAATTTTGAAAAATCTTTCAGAGTTTTTGGTGATATATATGCAACACTCGACATAATTGATGGATTACAATTCAAAACTTCTATTGGTGGATCAATTAAAGCATACAATGATAGACGTTTTAGAGCTTTGATTCCTGAGTCTTCTGAGCCCATTGCCACAAACACCCTAGAAGAACGTGATTACGATAATTACGAATGGGTATGGAACAATACGTTAAGCTACAACAAATCTTTTGGTGAACACAGTATAAATGCTCTAGTAGGTATAGAAGCATTAAATGTTACATCAAAAGGTAAAGATATTTCAAGAACCGATTTTTTCTTCGAAACCCCTGAATACTATTTGTTAGAAAATGGTGGAGGCGCTGCAAACGTTGCAGAAGCCTATGACAATGCTTCTTCCCTATTTTCAGTTTTTGGTACTGCCAACTATAGCTACGGAGGTAAATATTTATTAACCGCTACTGTGCGTCAAGATAAATCTTCAAGATTCATCGGAGACAATAAAAGTGATATTTTCCCATCTTTCAGTGCAGGTTGGGTGGTTAGTAACGAAAATTTCTGGCCTGAAGATGGTCTCGTAAGTAGGTTAAAATTTAAAGGGTCATGGGGACAGTTAGGAAACCAAACATTACCTGTGGGCAACCCTACTTATAATATTTCTGTTTTAAGTGAACAATACGCCAATTACGGTTTTAATGGTAGTGGCGGTGTATCACAAGGTGCTATTTTAGAATCAGCAGGTAACCCAGATTTAAAATGGGAAACTAGTGAAACCACCAACTTTGGTATTGAACTTGGTTTCTTTGACAATAAATTAAGCCTTGGTGCGGAATACTTCATCATCAACACCAAAGATTTAATTAATCAAGATGGTAACTTATTTAGTTCTACATCAATTGCTTCAAATGCTCCCTATGTAAACCTTGGTTCTATAGAGAACAAAGGTATTGATGCTACTCTTAGCTTTGCAGATGAATTAAATTCAGGTTTCAGGTATGGTATTGACCTTAACTTCTCTAGTTACAAAAACGAGGTTACGGAGCTAATTAGCGCTTTTCAAGTAGGGTTTGATAACTTTAGAACAACGGGTGCTGTTACAAGAACACAAGAAGGGCAACCTATTTCTTCTTTTTATGGCAGAGTGGTTGATGGAATATTTGCTTCTGAGGCCGAAGTTAGTGCTAGTGCTGATCAAGGCTTTGCAACCCCTGCTGATGGTGTAGGTAGATTTAAGTATAGTGATTTAAATAACGACGGTACAATTGATGATGCAGATAGAACTTTCATAGGTTCTCCTCACCCAGATTTCACGTATGGTATTAACCTTACAATGGGTTATAAAGGTTTTGATCTGTCTGCCTTCTTACAGGGCTCTCAAGGAAATGACATTTTCAACAACGATAAAGTTTACACGGACCTTCCCACTTTCTTCAACGCTAATAGAAGCGTGAGAGTATTGGATTCATGGACACCAGATAATCTTGATGCTAGTTTACCGGCCCTTAGCCAAAGTATCACCAACAATGAAGGGTCTGCAAATTCATTTTTCGTAGAAGATGGTTCGTACATGAGAATGAAAAACCTTCAGATCGGTTACACATTTAATGATAAGATTTCTGGTTTATTAGGTATGGATAGTGTTAGATTCTATCTTCAAGGAACAAACCTATTCACTATTACTGGTTATGATGGTGTTGATCCAGAATTACAACCAAGATTTAAAGATGATGGTTCTATCGACAACCTTACAATTGGGGTATCCGATAACAACTATCCGTTAGCCTCAATTTATTCACTAGGTGTTAACTTAAAATTTTAA